A window of Indicator indicator isolate 239-I01 chromosome 40, UM_Iind_1.1, whole genome shotgun sequence contains these coding sequences:
- the MRPS21 gene encoding 28S ribosomal protein S21, mitochondrial, which produces MAKHLRFLGRTVMVQNGNVEAAYSALNRILSHDGLVEDVRRGRYYEKPCRRRQRLAYEACRRVYNSEMGRKINFLARTTRQDPWLGC; this is translated from the exons ATGGCGAAACACCTCCGGTTCTTGGGCCGCACCGTCATGGTGCAGAACGGCAACGTGGAGGCGGCCTACAGTGCTCTTAACAG GATCCTGTCTCACGACGGGTTGGTGGAAGACGTGCGCCGGGGCCGCTACTATGAGAAGCCGTGCCGGCGGCGCCAGCGCTTGGCTTACGAAGCGTGCCGGCGCGTCTACAACAGCGAGATGGGCCGGAAAATCAACTTCCTGGCACGCACCACCCGCCAGGACCCTTGGCTGGGCTGctag
- the PRPF3 gene encoding U4/U6 small nuclear ribonucleoprotein Prp3 isoform X1 — translation MSLSKRELDELKPWIEKTVKRVLGFSEPTVVTAALNCVGKGMDKKKAADHLKPFLDDSTLRFVDKLFEAVEEGRSSRHSKSNSDRSRKRELKDVFGDDSEVSKESSGIKKRRIPRFEEVEDEPEVIPGPPSESPGMLTKLQIKQMMEAATRQIEERKKQLSFISPPAPQPKISSSSQSERLPIGNTIQPSQAATFMNDAIEKARKAAELQARIQAQLALKPGLIGNANMVGLANLHAMGIAPPKVELKDQTKPTPLILDEQGRTVDATGKEIELTHRMPTLKANIRAVKREQFKQQLKEKPSEDMESNTYFDPRVSITPAQRQKRTFKFHEKGKFEKIAQRLRTKAQLEKLQAEISQAARKTGIHTSTKLALITPKKELKEGEIPEIEWWDSYIIPNGLDLKGGTSSKRDEYFGITNLVEHPAQLSPPVDSDTPVTLGVYLTKKEQKKLRRQTRREAQKELQEKVRLGLMPPPEPKVRISNLMRVLGTEAVQDPTKVEAHVRAQMAKRQKAHEEANAARKLTAEQRKAKKVKKLKEDVSQGVHIAVYRVRNLSNPAKKFKIEANAGQLYLTGVVVLHKDVNVVVVEGGPKAQKKFKRLMLHRIKWDEQTSNTKGEDDEESDEESIKKTNKCSLVWEGTAKDRSFGEMKFKQCPTENMAREHFKKHGAEHYWDLALSESVLESTD, via the exons ATGTCACTTTCCAAAAgggaactggatgagctgaaACCATGGATCGAGAAGACAGTGAAGCGAGTCCTGGGCTTCTCGGAGCCCACCGTGGTCACCGCAGCTCTGAACTGCGTTGGAAAGGGCATGGacaaaaagaaagcagctg accaccTCAAGCCTTTCCTGGACGACTCCACGCTGCGCTTCGTGGACAAGCTCTTCGAGGCGGTGGAAGAAGGTCGCAGCTCCAGGCACTCCAAATCCAACAGCGACCGCAGCCGCAAGCGAGAGCTGAAG GATGTGTTTGGTGATGACTCTGAGGTATCCAAGGAATCCTCCGGCATCAAGAAGCGGCGTATACCACGATTTGAGGAGGTGGAGGATGAGCCAGAGGTCATTCCAGGCCCGCCTTCAGAGAGCCCTGGGATGCTAACCAAGCTGCAG ATCAAACAGATGATGGAAGCAGCCACCCGGCAGattgaggagaggaaaaagcagcTCAGTTTCATcagtcccccagcaccacag CCCAAAATCTCTTCCTCCTCGCAGTCCGAGCGGCTCCCCATCGGCAACACCATCCAGCCCTCACAGGCAGCCACCTTCATGAACGACGCCATCGAGAaggccaggaaggctgcagagctgcaggcccGGATCCAGGCCCAGCTGGCCCTCAAACCAGGGCTGATTGGCAATGCCAACATGGTGGGGCTCGCCAACCTGCACGCCATGGGCATCGCACCGCC gAAAGTGGAGCTGAAGGATCAGACAAAACCCACACCACTGATCTTGGATGAGCAAGGCCGAACTGTTGATGCCACTGGCAAAGAGATTGAGTTGACTCACCGCATGCCAACCTTAAAAGCCAACATCAGAGCTGTGAAGAGAGAGCAGttcaagcagcagctgaaagaaaagcCCTCGGAGGACATGGAGTCCAACACTTACTTTGACCCCCGGGTCTCCATCACCCCAGCCCAGCGGCAGAAGCGCACCTTCAAGTTCCACGAAAAAGGCAAATTTGAGAAAATTGCCCAGAGGTTGCGGACGAAG GCTCAACTAGAAAAGCTCCAGGCTGAGATTTCACAGGCTGCCAGGAAGACAGGGATCCACACCTCCACCAAGCTGGCTCTTATCACCCCAAAAAAAGAGCTGAAAGAGGGGGAGATCCCAGAGATCGAGTGGTGGGACTCCTACATCATCCCCAACGGCCTCGACTT GAAAGGTGGAACATCCTCCAAGAGGGACGAGTACTTCGGGATCACAAACCTCGTGGAGCACCCGGCACAGCTCAGCCCACCAG TGGACAGTGACACACCAGTGACCCTGGGTGTTTATTTAAccaagaaagagcagaaaaaactACGGCGACAGACTCGGAGAGAAGCCCAAAAGGAGCTGCAAGAGAAAGTCAGGCTGGGCCTGATGCCACCACCAGAGCCCAAAG TAAGAATCTCCAACTTGATGAGAGTGCTGGGCACAGAAGCTGTTCAAGACCCAACCAAGGTGGAAGCTCACGTTAGAGCACAGATGGCGAAGAGACAGAA AGCTCATGAAGAGGCAAACGCTGCCAGGAAGCTGACAGCAGAACAGCGAAAAGCCAAGAAGGTTAAAAAGCTGAAAGAAGATGTTTCACAGGGGGTTCACATAGCTGTGTACAG gGTCAGAAACTTGAGCAATCCAGCCAAAAAATTCAAAATCGAGGCGAATGCTGGCCAGCTCTACCTGACAGGTGTGGTGGTTCTGCACAAAGATGTCAACGTGGTGGTGGTAGAAGGAG GCcccaaagcacagaagaaattcAAACGTCTTATGCTTCACCGAATAAAATGGGACGAGCAAACATCGAACACAAAGGGAGAGG ATGATGAAGAGTCTGACGAGGAGTccattaagaaaacaaataaatgctCTCTGGTTTGGGAG ggcacagcaaaggaTCGCAGCTTCGGTGAGATGAAATTTAAGCAGTGCCCCACGGAGAACATGGCACGGGAGCACTTTAAGAAGCACGGCGCAGAGCACTACTGGGACCTGGCCCTCAGCGAGTCTGTGCTGGAGTCCACAGACTGA
- the PRPF3 gene encoding U4/U6 small nuclear ribonucleoprotein Prp3 isoform X2, with the protein MSLSKRELDELKPWIEKTVKRVLGFSEPTVVTAALNCVGKGMDKKKAADHLKPFLDDSTLRFVDKLFEAVEEGRSSRHSKSNSDRSRKRELKDVFGDDSEVSKESSGIKKRRIPRFEEVEDEPEVIPGPPSESPGMLTKLQIKQMMEAATRQIEERKKQLSFISPPAPQPKISSSSQSERLPIGNTIQPSQAATFMNDAIEKARKAAELQARIQAQLALKPGLIGNANMVGLANLHAMGIAPPKVELKDQTKPTPLILDEQGRTVDATGKEIELTHRMPTLKANIRAVKREQFKQQLKEKPSEDMESNTYFDPRVSITPAQRQKRTFKFHEKGKFEKIAQRLRTKAQLEKLQAEISQAARKTGIHTSTKLALITPKKELKEGEIPEIEWWDSYIIPNGLDLKGGTSSKRDEYFGITNLVEHPAQLSPPVDSDTPVTLGVYLTKKEQKKLRRQTRREAQKELQEKVRLGLMPPPEPKVRISNLMRVLGTEAVQDPTKVEAHVRAQMAKRQKAHEEANAARKLTAEQRKAKKGQKLEQSSQKIQNRGECWPALPDRCGGSAQRCQRGGGRRRPQSTEEIQTSYASPNKMGRANIEHKGRG; encoded by the exons ATGTCACTTTCCAAAAgggaactggatgagctgaaACCATGGATCGAGAAGACAGTGAAGCGAGTCCTGGGCTTCTCGGAGCCCACCGTGGTCACCGCAGCTCTGAACTGCGTTGGAAAGGGCATGGacaaaaagaaagcagctg accaccTCAAGCCTTTCCTGGACGACTCCACGCTGCGCTTCGTGGACAAGCTCTTCGAGGCGGTGGAAGAAGGTCGCAGCTCCAGGCACTCCAAATCCAACAGCGACCGCAGCCGCAAGCGAGAGCTGAAG GATGTGTTTGGTGATGACTCTGAGGTATCCAAGGAATCCTCCGGCATCAAGAAGCGGCGTATACCACGATTTGAGGAGGTGGAGGATGAGCCAGAGGTCATTCCAGGCCCGCCTTCAGAGAGCCCTGGGATGCTAACCAAGCTGCAG ATCAAACAGATGATGGAAGCAGCCACCCGGCAGattgaggagaggaaaaagcagcTCAGTTTCATcagtcccccagcaccacag CCCAAAATCTCTTCCTCCTCGCAGTCCGAGCGGCTCCCCATCGGCAACACCATCCAGCCCTCACAGGCAGCCACCTTCATGAACGACGCCATCGAGAaggccaggaaggctgcagagctgcaggcccGGATCCAGGCCCAGCTGGCCCTCAAACCAGGGCTGATTGGCAATGCCAACATGGTGGGGCTCGCCAACCTGCACGCCATGGGCATCGCACCGCC gAAAGTGGAGCTGAAGGATCAGACAAAACCCACACCACTGATCTTGGATGAGCAAGGCCGAACTGTTGATGCCACTGGCAAAGAGATTGAGTTGACTCACCGCATGCCAACCTTAAAAGCCAACATCAGAGCTGTGAAGAGAGAGCAGttcaagcagcagctgaaagaaaagcCCTCGGAGGACATGGAGTCCAACACTTACTTTGACCCCCGGGTCTCCATCACCCCAGCCCAGCGGCAGAAGCGCACCTTCAAGTTCCACGAAAAAGGCAAATTTGAGAAAATTGCCCAGAGGTTGCGGACGAAG GCTCAACTAGAAAAGCTCCAGGCTGAGATTTCACAGGCTGCCAGGAAGACAGGGATCCACACCTCCACCAAGCTGGCTCTTATCACCCCAAAAAAAGAGCTGAAAGAGGGGGAGATCCCAGAGATCGAGTGGTGGGACTCCTACATCATCCCCAACGGCCTCGACTT GAAAGGTGGAACATCCTCCAAGAGGGACGAGTACTTCGGGATCACAAACCTCGTGGAGCACCCGGCACAGCTCAGCCCACCAG TGGACAGTGACACACCAGTGACCCTGGGTGTTTATTTAAccaagaaagagcagaaaaaactACGGCGACAGACTCGGAGAGAAGCCCAAAAGGAGCTGCAAGAGAAAGTCAGGCTGGGCCTGATGCCACCACCAGAGCCCAAAG TAAGAATCTCCAACTTGATGAGAGTGCTGGGCACAGAAGCTGTTCAAGACCCAACCAAGGTGGAAGCTCACGTTAGAGCACAGATGGCGAAGAGACAGAA AGCTCATGAAGAGGCAAACGCTGCCAGGAAGCTGACAGCAGAACAGCGAAAAGCCAAGAAG gGTCAGAAACTTGAGCAATCCAGCCAAAAAATTCAAAATCGAGGCGAATGCTGGCCAGCTCTACCTGACAGGTGTGGTGGTTCTGCACAAAGATGTCAACGTGGTGGTGGTAGAAGGAG GCcccaaagcacagaagaaattcAAACGTCTTATGCTTCACCGAATAAAATGGGACGAGCAAACATCGAACACAAAGGGAGAGG ATGA